One Deefgea tanakiae genomic region harbors:
- a CDS encoding ChaN family lipoprotein, with protein MKIIVPVLLSVLLSACQSAPTLNNTVLLGEVHDNEIGHQQRYAWLEKKVAQGWRPAIAMEQFDRERQGDIERARKQHPNDVDYLIKTVGGERWDWRFYKPVIALAYRYDLPILAANLSRKEAGELFKKGRVDLQGAEGVNLNDPLPAKLIEQQRVAVQLGHCGQLPVAMEEKMARAQIARDRVMAATMLPYQSRGVVLLAGNGHVRRDIGVPQWLTSAYSVGFIESKSEANFDEVYLIPAAERVDSCASFQMKK; from the coding sequence ATGAAAATAATTGTTCCAGTTCTTCTTAGTGTTTTGCTTTCTGCTTGCCAAAGCGCACCCACGCTCAATAACACCGTTTTATTGGGCGAGGTGCACGACAATGAAATCGGCCATCAGCAACGCTATGCTTGGCTTGAAAAGAAAGTGGCGCAAGGCTGGCGGCCTGCGATTGCGATGGAGCAATTTGATCGCGAGCGACAAGGCGATATCGAGCGAGCTAGAAAACAGCATCCGAACGATGTTGATTATTTAATCAAAACTGTGGGTGGGGAGCGCTGGGATTGGCGGTTTTATAAGCCGGTGATTGCCTTGGCTTATCGCTATGATTTGCCGATTCTGGCTGCCAATTTATCCCGCAAAGAAGCGGGCGAATTGTTTAAAAAGGGGCGAGTTGATTTACAAGGCGCAGAGGGCGTGAATTTGAATGATCCTTTGCCAGCCAAACTGATCGAGCAGCAGCGCGTCGCTGTGCAATTGGGCCACTGCGGCCAGTTGCCAGTCGCGATGGAAGAAAAAATGGCGCGTGCACAAATTGCACGTGATCGCGTGATGGCGGCAACGATGCTGCCGTATCAATCGCGTGGTGTGGTTTTGCTAGCGGGAAATGGCCACGTTCGACGAGATATTGGTGTGCCGCAATGGTTAACTTCGGCGTATTCGGTGGGATTTATTGAGTCAAAAAGCGAAGCTAATTTTGACGAAGTGTATCTAATTCCTGCAGCCGAGCGAGTCGATTCATGTGCTAGCTTTCAGATGAAAAAGTAA
- a CDS encoding TerC family protein produces MEFLMDLWVGYPVWVWLMFFTVVISLLAFDLGVLQKDDHEINVNESLKLSAMYIAMGLLFGVWLWWYKGATAGMEYMTGYLIEKSLSMDNVFVIALIFTSLGVPRIYQHRVLFWGILGAIVMRGLMISVGAVLVTQYQWVLMIFGAFLIFTGIKMLIADDEHGKLEDNGFYKWLRGHMRFTPAIHGNQFWVRGEEHGLAKGWWATPLFLCLILVETADLVFAVDSIPAIFAITQDPFIVYTSNIFAILGLRALYFALAAMVHRFHYLKYALAVVLVFIGIKVGLVYLNDIQLVAFKIPTLVSLVVTFGLLLAGVLYSLWKTKDEPFPEKTE; encoded by the coding sequence ATGGAATTTTTAATGGACTTATGGGTCGGCTACCCAGTCTGGGTATGGCTGATGTTTTTTACCGTCGTCATTTCGCTACTTGCGTTTGACTTGGGCGTTTTGCAAAAAGACGACCATGAAATCAACGTGAATGAAAGCTTAAAACTCTCGGCAATGTATATTGCAATGGGGCTTTTATTCGGGGTATGGCTCTGGTGGTACAAAGGTGCAACGGCTGGCATGGAATACATGACAGGTTATCTGATTGAGAAATCACTCTCAATGGATAATGTCTTCGTCATTGCCTTGATTTTTACTAGTCTTGGCGTGCCACGGATTTACCAACACCGCGTATTGTTCTGGGGGATTCTCGGGGCGATTGTAATGCGTGGCTTGATGATTAGCGTTGGCGCAGTCTTAGTGACTCAGTATCAATGGGTGCTGATGATTTTCGGTGCGTTCTTGATTTTCACCGGGATCAAAATGCTGATTGCCGATGATGAGCACGGCAAACTCGAAGACAACGGCTTTTACAAATGGCTACGCGGTCACATGCGCTTCACCCCAGCCATCCATGGCAATCAATTCTGGGTGCGCGGCGAAGAGCACGGTCTAGCCAAAGGCTGGTGGGCTACGCCGCTGTTCTTGTGCTTGATCTTGGTTGAAACCGCTGATTTGGTCTTTGCCGTCGATAGTATTCCGGCGATTTTCGCGATTACCCAAGATCCATTTATCGTATACACATCAAATATTTTTGCGATTTTAGGTTTGCGTGCACTGTACTTTGCACTGGCTGCGATGGTGCATCGCTTCCATTACCTGAAATATGCATTAGCTGTGGTGCTGGTGTTTATCGGGATTAAAGTCGGTTTGGTGTATTTGAATGACATCCAATTGGTGGCATTTAAGATTCCTACCCTAGTTTCTCTGGTAGTGACCTTTGGTTTACTTCTTGCTGGCGTGCTGTACTCGCTTTGGAAAACCAAGGACGAGCCTTTCCCAGAAAAAACTGAGTAA
- a CDS encoding TatD family hydrolase: protein MSKVSEISFIDSHCHLDAAEFNLDRDEVVARSRAAGVTSWVVPAVTAETFASTRKMQQLYRAHIAFGLHPIYEAQHRDEHLLQLRQALDTGDSIAVGEIGLDFYLPELNAERQIQFFEAQLKIARDYDLPVIVHIRRSQDQVLKYLRKWKVRGGIAHAFNGSEQQAAEFIKLGFCLGFGGALTYSGSQRIRRLAQTLPLEALVLETDAPDIQPSWLAGPPPLRNEPAELARIALELAAMRGIEVADLAVACTENTDRVLRLSP, encoded by the coding sequence ATGAGCAAGGTATCTGAAATAAGTTTCATTGATAGCCACTGTCATCTTGATGCAGCGGAATTTAATTTGGATCGCGATGAAGTGGTGGCGCGCTCGCGTGCCGCAGGTGTGACTAGTTGGGTCGTGCCTGCGGTGACCGCAGAAACGTTTGCCAGTACGCGAAAAATGCAGCAATTGTATCGCGCACACATCGCATTTGGTCTGCATCCGATTTATGAAGCGCAGCACCGTGACGAGCATTTGTTGCAACTGCGGCAAGCGCTTGATACTGGTGACTCGATTGCGGTCGGGGAAATCGGCCTTGATTTTTATTTGCCCGAACTGAATGCCGAGCGGCAAATTCAATTTTTTGAAGCCCAACTCAAAATCGCCCGCGATTACGATTTGCCCGTCATTGTGCATATTCGGCGCAGCCAAGATCAAGTCCTCAAATACCTGCGTAAATGGAAAGTGCGCGGCGGCATCGCACATGCTTTTAACGGCAGCGAACAGCAAGCGGCTGAATTTATTAAGCTTGGATTTTGTCTTGGTTTTGGTGGCGCATTGACGTATTCAGGCTCACAGCGGATTCGTCGTTTGGCTCAAACGCTGCCGCTCGAAGCGCTGGTACTGGAAACCGATGCCCCCGATATTCAGCCAAGTTGGCTTGCAGGGCCACCACCGTTGCGCAATGAGCCGGCTGAATTGGCGAGAATCGCCTTGGAACTTGCCGCTATGCGTGGGATTGAAGTTGCCGATTTAGCTGTGGCGTGTACAGAAAATACGGATAGAGTATTGCGGCTTAGCCCTTGA
- a CDS encoding helix-turn-helix transcriptional regulator codes for MALIYRERLEIGPESPQIMVGTHVFHKEPYPPLRDRGILMCGLSEGRDFFEVERVDAPWHVLAFCLSGSGEVFTPDGLTRALMPGQLALMPASVHSGYRRTGTEPMLHAWFLLHCTTRWDYLSRTLPAIYQSLDGAALADAMRQFHREVLRFNTGDARNLAVPALDFLCLALERATQGLSSKIGWGEQLEQLFAHAQKNLQQDWTNTALAAQLHITTTHLHRLCIQHLGETPNKIVFRMKMNQAKELLMHGHSVSDVARTSGYQEVASFSRRFRQHFGYNPSQVLRKHLASAGHQQVWE; via the coding sequence ATGGCACTCATCTATCGCGAACGACTCGAAATCGGCCCAGAATCCCCGCAAATCATGGTGGGCACCCATGTATTTCACAAAGAACCTTATCCGCCCTTGCGTGACCGCGGGATTCTGATGTGTGGCCTCAGCGAAGGGCGCGATTTTTTTGAGGTCGAGCGTGTGGATGCGCCGTGGCATGTGCTGGCATTTTGTCTCTCAGGCAGCGGAGAAGTATTTACGCCAGACGGTCTCACACGAGCACTGATGCCTGGACAATTGGCGCTGATGCCGGCCTCAGTCCACAGCGGCTATCGGCGCACGGGCACTGAGCCAATGTTGCATGCGTGGTTTTTGCTGCATTGCACGACGCGTTGGGATTACCTTAGTCGAACACTGCCTGCAATTTATCAAAGCTTGGACGGCGCTGCGCTCGCCGACGCGATGCGGCAATTTCATCGAGAAGTACTGCGCTTTAATACAGGCGATGCAAGGAATTTGGCGGTGCCCGCTTTAGATTTCCTCTGCTTGGCGCTTGAGCGGGCAACTCAGGGCTTAAGCAGCAAAATAGGCTGGGGCGAACAATTAGAACAACTCTTTGCCCACGCCCAAAAAAACTTGCAGCAAGACTGGACCAATACTGCATTAGCAGCACAACTTCACATTACCACCACTCATTTGCATCGTTTGTGCATACAGCATTTGGGCGAAACGCCGAATAAGATTGTGTTCAGAATGAAAATGAATCAGGCCAAAGAATTACTAATGCACGGGCACAGCGTCAGCGATGTAGCGCGTACCAGCGGCTACCAAGAAGTCGCCAGCTTCTCACGCCGCTTTCGCCAACATTTTGGCTACAATCCCAGCCAAGTTTTACGCAAACACCTTGCCAGCGCAGGGCACCAACAGGTATGGGAGTGA
- a CDS encoding ABC transporter ATP-binding protein, producing MLIEVENLSRIYRTPVAPKGWAERLKHVFRANYEDKLSVSDVNFTIAAGECVGLVGPNGAGKSTTIKMLTGILEPSSGKVLVAGHHPQRDRVKYVKKIGVVFGQRSQLWWDLPVKDSFEILQALFDVPQAAFDARLDLFRREANLDEFYHRPVRTLSLGQRMLCEIAAAFLHSPDVVFLDEPTIGLDLEMKSRMRGLIRKLNQEAGTTVLITSHDVGDIERLTQRLLLIDKGTLRFDGSLADFRAHAGDGRWWAARLNPERIAAAELLLRQHHSALPVRLRGEWLEVARHDTLPFAELMQLLAPYSVSELKPVEQEFEELLHGFYLANKTEAVC from the coding sequence ATGTTGATTGAAGTAGAAAATTTAAGTCGAATTTACCGCACACCCGTTGCCCCTAAGGGTTGGGCAGAGCGTTTGAAACATGTATTTCGCGCAAATTACGAGGACAAACTCTCGGTTAGCGATGTGAATTTCACAATTGCAGCGGGTGAGTGTGTCGGTTTGGTGGGGCCGAATGGCGCAGGAAAATCAACCACGATTAAGATGTTGACTGGCATTTTGGAGCCAAGCTCGGGCAAGGTATTGGTGGCTGGTCATCATCCACAAAGGGATAGGGTTAAATACGTCAAGAAAATTGGCGTGGTTTTTGGTCAGCGCAGCCAGTTGTGGTGGGATTTGCCGGTAAAGGATTCGTTTGAAATCTTACAGGCTTTATTTGATGTGCCGCAGGCGGCATTTGATGCGCGACTGGATTTATTTCGCCGTGAGGCCAATTTAGATGAGTTTTATCATCGGCCAGTCCGTACTTTGTCGCTCGGTCAGCGCATGTTGTGCGAGATTGCGGCAGCATTTTTGCATAGTCCCGATGTGGTGTTTTTAGACGAGCCAACCATCGGGCTCGATCTCGAAATGAAATCTCGCATGCGCGGCCTCATTCGCAAGCTTAATCAAGAGGCTGGTACGACAGTGTTGATTACATCGCACGATGTCGGCGATATTGAGCGGCTGACACAACGCTTGTTGTTAATCGACAAGGGTACGTTACGCTTTGACGGTAGCCTCGCCGATTTTCGCGCGCACGCCGGAGATGGTCGCTGGTGGGCCGCGCGGCTTAATCCTGAGCGAATCGCTGCGGCTGAATTGCTTTTGCGTCAGCATCATTCAGCACTGCCGGTGCGTTTGCGCGGCGAATGGCTGGAAGTGGCGCGCCATGACACGCTGCCGTTTGCCGAGTTGATGCAATTACTCGCGCCGTATTCGGTGAGTGAACTCAAGCCTGTTGAACAAGAGTTTGAAGAATTACTGCACGGTTTTTATTTGGCCAATAAAACGGAGGCGGTATGTTGA